The following coding sequences lie in one Spinacia oleracea cultivar Varoflay chromosome 1, BTI_SOV_V1, whole genome shotgun sequence genomic window:
- the LOC110780857 gene encoding xyloglucan endotransglucosylase protein 1: protein MGIFSNEHDNKVVVLKMAIMVVVVVMVSSTAYAAGNFFNDFESTFGGHRVQISGPGSEQLALSLDQGSGSGFRSKKEYLFGRIDMQMKLVPGNSAGTVTTLYLTSDQSTGRHDEIDFEFLGNVSGQPYTLHTNVFSQGQGNREQQFHLWFDPTSNFHTYSIVWNPKLIMFLVDETPLRVFRNYENKGITFFPKSQPQKIHASLWNADDWATQGGLVKTDWSKAPFTAFYRNFNIDTSADGKWRNHDLDANSRSRMEWVQKNYMVYDYCIDWKRFSQAFPPECKHSKFE from the exons atgggaATTTTCTCAAATGAGCACGATAACAAAGTTGTGGTGCTTAAAATGGCTATAATGGTTGTGGTTGTTGTTATGGTGAGTTCTACTGCTTATGCTGCAGGTAACTTCTTCAACGATTTTGAATCCACATTCGGTGGCCATAGGGTTCAGATTTCCGGCCCGGGAAGCGAGCAACTCGCGCTCTCCTTAGACCAAGGTTCGGGATCTGGGTTCCGTTCTAAGAAGGAATATTTGTTTGGGAGGATTGATATGCAGATGAAACTTGTTCCTGGTAACTCTGCTGGCACGGTCACTACATTATAT TTGACATCTGATCAAAGCACAGGAAGACACGACGAGATCGATTTCGAGTTCTTAGGTAACGTTAGTGGCCAGCCTTACACTCTTCATACTAATGTGTTTAGCCAAGGCCAAGGCAATCGAGAGCAACAATTCCACCTTTGGTTTGATCCAACAAGCAACTTCCATACCTATTCTATTGTATGGAACCCAAAACTTATCAT GTTCTTGGTTGATGAAACACCGTTAAGAGTGTTTAGAAACTATGAGAATAAGGGAATCACATTTTTCCCAAAGAGCCAACCCCAAAAAATCCATGCTAGCCTTTGGAACGCCGACGATTGGGCTACACAAGGTGGATTGGTTAAGACAGATTGGTCTAAGGCTCCGTTCACGGCCTTCTATCGCAACTTCAACATCGATACCTCGGCCGACGGAAAGTGGAGGAACCATGATCTTGATGCAAACAGCAGGAGTAGAATGGAATGGGTTCAGAAGAATTATATGGTGTATGATTATTGCATTGATTGGAAACGATTCTCTCAAGCTTTTCCACCAGAGTGTAAGCACTCCAAGTTTGAGTAA
- the LOC130462682 gene encoding proline-rich receptor-like protein kinase PERK4: protein MIHRDVKSNNILLDANLDARIADFGVAKMMIKNNKTVYDCRFSWLHSSCNTSEMNDLKAGAELLDIILSKVLLEFVEIKNVPEGEKGNLRVSFSKKQPDILFNAKKTMSILSESGEKQAAGDELMLCFDCAH, encoded by the exons ATGATTCATCGGGATGTTAAATCAAACAATATATTGCTGGATGCCAACCTAGATGCAAGGATTGCTGATTTTGGGGTGGCTAAGATGATGATCAAGAACAACAAAACTGTGTATGATTGCCGGTTCTCATGGTTACATAGCTCCTG TAATACTTCAGAGATGAACGATTTGAAAGCTGGGGCGGAGCTGCTTGATATTATTCTTTCAAAG GTTCTTTTGGAATTTGTGGAAATAAAGAATGTACCAGAGGGTGAAAAAGGAAACCTCCGTGTCTCATTTAGTAAGAAACAACCTGATATACTTTTTAACGCCAAGAAAACAATGAGTATATTATCCGAGTCTGGAGAAAAACAG GCTGCTGGTGATGAGCTGATGTTGTGTTTTGATTGTGCTCATTGA
- the LOC110804966 gene encoding xyloglucan endotransglucosylase/hydrolase protein 24, translated as MGMHDQLLVLKVVVAVALMVSATAYAAGNFNTEFESTFGGPRVRVSGPGGQQLALTLDRGSGSGFKSKREYLFGRIDMQMKFVAGNSAGTVTTFYLSSDQSTGRHDEIDFEFLGNVSGQPYTIHTNVFSQGQGNREQQFHLWFDPSQNFHTYSIVWNPKLIMFLVDETPLRVFRNYENKGITFFPKVQPQRIFASLWNADDWATQGGRVKTDWSKAPFTAYYRNFNIDNSINGKWKTHDLNPYSRMRLRWVQKNYMIYNYCTDWKRFSQAFPPECKHAIE; from the exons ATGGGGATGCATGACCAACTTCTTGTCCTCAAAGTTGTCGTGGCCGTTGCGCTCATGGTGAGCGCTACGGCCTATGCAGCGGGTAACTTCAATACTGAATTTGAATCCACATTCGGTGGTCCAAGAGTTCGAGTTTCTGGTCCTGGTGGCCAGCAACTTGCGCTTACCCTAGACAGGGGTTCGGGTTCTGGCTTCAAATCTAAGAGGGAATATCTATTTGGAAGGATTGATATGCAGATGAAATTTGTTGCGGGTAACTCGGCTGGTACCGTCACCACCTTCTAT TTATCATCCGATCAAAGCACCGGAAGACACGACGAGATCGATTTCGAGTTCTTGGGGAACGTGTCCGGCCAACCTTACACCATCCACACTAATGTGTTCAGCCAAGGGCAAGGCAACAGGGAGCAACAATTCCACCTTTGGTTCGACCCATCACAAAACTTccacacctattcaattgtttggAACCCAAAACTTATCAT GTTCTTGGTGGATGAAACACCGTTAAGAGTATTCAGAAACTACGAGAACAAAGGAATAACATTTTTCCCAAAAGTGCAACCACAAAGAATATTTGCTAGCCTTTGGAATGCTGATGACTGGGCTACTCAAGGTGGTAGAGTAAAGACAGATTGGTCGAAGGCACCTTTCACGGCCTATTATCGTAATTTCAACATCGATAACTCGATCAATGGGAAGTGGAAGACACATGATCTTAATCCTTACAGCAGGATGAGATTGAGGTGGGTTCAGAAGAACTACATGATTTATAACTATTGTACCGATTGGAAACGATTCTCTCAAGCTTTCCCTCCGGAGTGTAAGCACGCCATTGAGTAA